In Zingiber officinale cultivar Zhangliang chromosome 6A, Zo_v1.1, whole genome shotgun sequence, a single genomic region encodes these proteins:
- the LOC121996456 gene encoding protein SMAX1-LIKE 3-like produces MRTGGGILQHGLTPAAAAVVGKAVFLARRRGHAQVTPLHVATAMLNAGGPLRAACLLSLSHPLRCNALDLCLNVALNRLPASHHDRLLPSLSNALVAAFKRAQAQHRRGSAAATDTSSAAPATLLAVKIELDHLVVSILDDPSVSRVMREAGFCSTQVKLNLQQSAAKTRPNSPKANRDDEIRVMEALISKERRNLVVVGECLDAIDAVVRAVIDRVQNGGDDVPEALKNAQLITLPLSSFKNTTRSNFDQKIAELRELFRDSSVRTGLVLYLGDLQSITEKNRAINGDAVEQVIMEIRSLIFNEINTRRVWLMGIATYQTYMSCKVGCPSLEALLGLHPLTIPAISLELSLNFDSGSGFNCEEEAQSINLHSNNFFNYYSVASSTLPPSPWHQHYKCSSASPHDEDSSSSNSSISSFDQLPLSLLPNRQSLQSSPVSMFNKSNPNSCTSSSTMEIEYLPKFKEFNGENWKILSDTLEKKLPWQQETVAEIASTVLRSRSGMVRRKGKQETTWLLFQGEDVEGKRRIAEELASLIFCSQSNFASIGLNNSRLVDVGDVHSPCKKRPRFEVNESCLDRLFQSINENPHRIILIEEDIEQLDHQTQIGLKDAMEGGKLRSNCGVEVSLSDAIIILTSRKGFKHKSSGINEHEKEVNSHLSLDLHLSTVVYHDNTQDYVSFDRVGLSESVDGVFSFNFLRQDM; encoded by the exons ATGAGGACGGGAGGTGGCATTCTGCAGCACGGCCTCACGCCGGCGGCAGCCGCCGTGGTCGGAAAGGCCGTATTCCTAGCACGGAGGCGTGGACACGCCCAGGTGACCCCGCTCCACGTCGCCACAGCTATGCTCAACGCCGGCGGGCCCCTTCGCGCTGCctgcctcctctccctctcccaccCCCTCCGCTGCAACGCCCTCGACCTCTGCCTCAACGTCGCCCTGAACCGCCTTCCCGCCTCGCACCACGACCGCCTCCTCCCCTCCCTCTCCAACGCCCTCGTCGCCGCCTTCAAGCGCGCCCAGGCCCAGCACCGCCGCGGCAGCGCGGCCGCCACGGATACCTCCTCCGCAGCACCGGCGACGCTCCTTGCTGTCAAGATCGAGCTCGACCACCTCGTCGTCTCCATCCTCGACGACCCCAGCGTGAGCCGCGTCATGCGCGAGGCAGGCTTCTGCAGCACCCAGGTCAAGCTCAACCTCCAACAGTCCGCCGCCAAAACCAGACCAAATTCTCCCAAAGCAAACCGCGACGACGAAATTCGCGTTATGGAAGCCCTTATAAGCAAGGAAAGGCGGAACCTTGTGGTCGTCGGAGAGTGCTTGGACGCCATTGATGCAGTAGTCCGAGCTGTAATAGACAGAGTACAAAACGGGGGAGATGATGTACCAGAGGCTCTAAAAAACGCTCAGCTCATCACACTCCCACTCTCCTCCTTCAAGAACACCACAAGATCAAATTTTGATCAGAAAATCGCAGAACTAAGAGAACTCTTCAGAGATTCCAGCGTTAGAACAGGGCTTGTCCTGTACCTGGGAGATCTCCAATCCATTACTGAAAAAAACAGAGCCATTAATGGCGATGCAGTGGAGCAAGTGATCATGGAGATTAGAAGCTTAATCTTTAACGAAATCAACACTCGAAGAGTATGGCTTATGGGGATCGCAACCTACCAAACTTACATGAGCTGCAAGGTTGGGTGCCCTTCTTTGGAAGCTCTTCTTGGTCTTCACCCTCTCACCATTCCTGCTATAAGCCTGGAGTTAAGCCTCAATTTTGATAG TGGTTCAGGTTTCAATTGTGAAGAAGAAGCCCAAAGCATCAACCTTCATTCTAACAATTTCTTCAATTACTATTCAGTAGCTTCTTCAACTCTGCCGCCTTCTCCTTGGCACCAACATTACAAATGCTCTTCAGCTTCTCCACACGATGAAGATTCATCTTCATCGAATTCTTCCATCTCTTCCTTTGATCAGCTCCCCCTGAGCTTGCTTCCGAATCGACAAAGCTTGCAGTCGTCGCCGGTTTCTATGTTCAATAAGTCGAATCCTAATTCATGCACCTCAAGTAGCACCATGGAAATTGAGTACCTTCCCAAGTTCAAGGAGTTTAATGGTGAGAATTGGAAGATTCTTTCCGATACATTGGAGAAGAAGCTTCCATGGCAGCAAGAAACCGTTGCGGAGATAGCTAGCACGGTTCTTAGAAGTAGATCGGGGATGGTTAGACGAAAAGGAAAGCAAGAAACAACATGGTTGTTATTCCAAGGTGAAGATGTAGAAGGTAAAAGAAGGATAGCTGAGGAGCTTGCAAGCCTCATATTTTGCTCACAATCTAACTTTGCCTCAATTGGCCTCAACAACTCCCGACTAGTCGATGTCGGTGATGTTCATTCTCCTTGCAAGAAAAGGCCTAGATTTGAGGTGAATGAAAGTTGTCTCGATAGAttattccaatcgatcaatgagAATCCTCACCGTATTATCTTGATCGAAGAAGATATCGAGCAACTAGATCACCAAACCCAAATCGGTTTGAAGGATGCAATGGAGGGAGGAAAATTGAGGAGCAACTGTGGAGTGGAAGTGAGCCTAAGTGATGCAATTATCATTCTAACAAGTCGCAAAGGCTTCAAACACAAGTC